The genomic DNA GCGGCCGGCTGAACCAGTCGAGGTTGGGAATCCCGTGGTGGCCGGGCTGCAGCCCCGAGAGCAGGGCTTGGTGGGCCGGAGTCGAGACGGTCGGAAAAACCGTGAGGGCGTTTTCGAAGCGGGCGCCTTCTTGGTAGAAGAGGCGCTTCAAGTTGGGCATCAGCCCCGCGGCCACCGCTTGATCGAGCTCGCCGGGCCGGGCGCCGTCGAGCAGCAGGATCAGCACGTAGCGGTCGCGGATCGGCGCGGGCTCGGAAACCGCCGGCGGCAGCAGGCTGGCCGAGCGGTAGGCGCAGCCGGTGAAAAGCAGAAATAGTAAGATCCAACGCTTCATTTTTCCGACGCTTTGTGCGAGAGGCCCTTCCTATGCACCCCCAAGGCATTCAACGCATGGACCATGGCATTCAGGTCACCTGGCAGGATGGGCACGTCAGCCCTTATTCGGCCGACTACCTGCGCCGGGCCTGTCCCTGCGCCGTCTGCAAAGAAAACCCCCAGCGCCAAGGCGGGCTGCTCCCGGCCTCGGCTTTTCCGGCCCATAGCATCGATATTTTGAAGGCACAACCCGTCGGCTGGTACGCGCTTCAATTCACTTTCACCGACCGGCATGAGACGGGAATCTATTCCTACGAGCTGTTGCGGCAGATTTGCCCCTGCGCCGAATGTGCAGCCCGGTAGGGGCACCCCTTGCGGGTGCCTAAGGCAAGGACATGGCATCCTCCGCAGAAAGGGCACCCGCAAGGGGTGCCCCTACGAATAGAGCAGGTATTTTCGCCGGAGTTCCAAGAACTTCCGGCGGTCTTCCTCCCAGGACTCCTCGATCCTCCTCAAATTCCAACCCTTTTCGATTTGTTCCCGGAGCTTGGCGTCGCCGGCCAGGAGATCGATGGCCGGAATCAAGTCGACGAATTCGTAGGCCCGGTGGCGGTATTGGAATTCCTTCGGATAGAGGTCGTGGACCGCCTTGATCGCGGCCACCCCGGTCAGCAGGGATTTGAAGGCCCGGCGCCGGGTGACATGGATTTGGACGCCGCCGCAAAGCTGGCCGGCGTGCTTTTGAAAATTCGGCTTGAAGTAAAGCGGGCGGAAGCTCGCTCCGGGCAAGCGATATTCCTTCAGCCGGGCCGCCAGCTTCTCGGCGTCGATGAAGGGCGCGCCGTAGATCTCGAAAGGCTTGGTGGTGCCGCGGCCCTCGCTGAGCTCGGTTCCCTCGATCAGGCACATGCCGGGATAGAGCAGGGCCGCCTCGACCGTCGGCATGTTGGGGCTGGGGAAGACCCAGGGGACCTCGACCTCGTCCATGTAGCGGCGGCGGTGCCAGCCCTTCATCGGCA from bacterium includes the following:
- a CDS encoding DUF1343 domain-containing protein — translated: MQTGLDRLPRSHRRLLQGKKLGLLAHPASVDKRWRHALEILSEEKSAKIVALFGPEHGILGQAQDMESVGSSQYRGLPVFSLYGKDLASLKPKAEALRDVEVLVCDLQDVGARYYTFIYTIAFCMEVAAETGTHVVILDRPNPINGHQVEGNLVAEGFRSFVGWFPLANRHGMTVGELAQLFKAEYSIGCELTVVPMKGWHRRRYMDEVEVPWVFPSPNMPTVEAALLYPGMCLIEGTELSEGRGTTKPFEIYGAPFIDAEKLAARLKEYRLPGASFRPLYFKPNFQKHAGQLCGGVQIHVTRRRAFKSLLTGVAAIKAVHDLYPKEFQYRHRAYEFVDLIPAIDLLAGDAKLREQIEKGWNLRRIEESWEEDRRKFLELRRKYLLYS
- a CDS encoding DUF971 domain-containing protein; translated protein: MDHGIQVTWQDGHVSPYSADYLRRACPCAVCKENPQRQGGLLPASAFPAHSIDILKAQPVGWYALQFTFTDRHETGIYSYELLRQICPCAECAAR